Genomic DNA from Atribacterota bacterium:
TATCTTCAGTGACTATAAATTGGGGAATTCTCTTCGGGTTACCCTCATGTATGTGGCGGTCACGGTCAGTATTCAGCTTGCTTTAGGCATCCTCATTGCGCTTCTTTTCCATCAGGAGATGAAGGGAAAGTCGATTTTTCGAGCCCTTCTGATTTTGCCCATTTTCTGTACCCCGGTGGCGGTGGGGTATCTGGGTTTAACCATTTTCTATGAGGAAGGTGGACCACTGAATAGCATTTTAATGAGCCTTTTTGGTTGGAAGATCCCCTGGCTTTCAAGTCCTTTCTGGGCCTGGGTAGCGGTGTTGCTTCTTGATATCTGGCAGTGGACTCCGTTCTGTTTTTTGGTGATTTTGGCTGGCCTACAGTCACTCCCAGAGGAAATTTATGATGCTGCCTATATCGATTCTTCCTCCGAGTGGGAAATCTTCCGCAAGATTACCTTTCCCATGGTTCAACCGGTGGTGGTCATCGTTCTTCTTTTGCGCCTCATCGA
This window encodes:
- a CDS encoding sugar ABC transporter permease; translated protein: MGLKSGRIKYPFILPSMIWVLAFTIFPLIYSFGLSFFRVRLGRPATFVGLNNFARIFSDYKLGNSLRVTLMYVAVTVSIQLALGILIALLFHQEMKGKSIFRALLILPIFCTPVAVGYLGLTIFYEEGGPLNSILMSLFGWKIPWLSSPFWAWVAVLLLDIWQWTPFCFLVILAGLQSLPEEIYDAAYIDSSSEWEIFRKITFPMVQPVVVIVLLLRLIESFKIFDVIYSLTGGGPGTATEVYSLYTYRTGLKFFDFGYASALGYVLLAMVMVVVNLFFRRVRQVYE